One stretch of Schizosaccharomyces pombe strain 972h- genome assembly, chromosome: III DNA includes these proteins:
- the for3 gene encoding formin For3 encodes MASKMPEGSPPTSRSIQSRNSSYSTSSNERIGTPSTISLSENSDLSKLQSTNDFESREDLSLTSDDNNDPEYVMCYNTVYHQKTKINDKLLSETEQLRKIYPLESRVFPKPTIVKEITNERTKRYTFYDDDAPLTNQHTVLDEATYNRILKRIDFFIEKVVEVPPTYHFLSLLNVQLRIQPIWWMDEFAERNGIESLLSALRNLGHYPERASKTPLESQIIQSLFHCLNSENCRRRYQSSAKCSVPGFNALGTIAETVLSKSLNSARMATFLLKFLCNKKGLSYFKAVIRAFEWLVEQKLSKTRFSAWMHSFNDVITGVRVCADSSPQAIVHMDEFEDTDCLIDYLVATLALIRDLCAAPPDLQLRCALRHELLSAGLQKAIDSLLKWRNRHVRDALQLLIKEHNADARRFRSGSDVNNVDRKCVKKQMNYREESHTPHGNTTRKTSTPVSNNRPTTPEQQAVWDVFQRIYTRFTGSEGSKESFIKLLEYFVTEPDNGKIQKSMQLLTHTLEALEGFKTAKADTNVGLTILSQRLLDKLGTAEEIAEYKTKYNGAMLENKHLKEQVESMLSQLNVGPRDPMQFLKKQLDELKAELNLRDNLLASMQREFETRYRAQIQAYNKLQSQMEHVQNSNEQHLQPGLLNKVSKSFDSVHRRNLSQDSLDAMTEQFSYHVEPNILSGSGIPVRVHTPSKTEDLDESFSGSEISSSPSPLLPDVSDTVEEQQKLLLKSPPPPPPAVIVPTPAPAPIPVPPPAPIMGGPPPPPPPPGVAGAGPPPPPPPPPAVSAGGSRYYAPAPQAEPEPKIDETSLTEEQKIQLEEARKQRKAADDAARAAIEKYTSIPSLRDLHKPTRPLKRVHWQRVDPLPGPNVFTKFCLNFDITAKVFIDNGLLDFLDEKFDNTPREDFVAVEISDQRSSLLPDTVEQNMAIILRSVSNMPVEDLVQKFLVEPDFLPASILYFDRASLASTNAYTDPFIPYSTDYTKKNPKEPTADVNSLSYFEKFFVLFVVNLRHYFQERMKALKFRSTLFGDLEILEVRMKEVIDTSDSIMEDKNFAEFFQVLLIIGNYFNEPYDRASAFSLYMIYRLETLRDSSSALTLMHYFDEIIRTRFPELLQAESTFKKIQSVSGYNIDAMVAGVDGAYDEFCDFQTSLKDGALSKCDQHHPDDKAYDILSEWLPEAKERIRNIKKLKTDMLTKLENTVKYLCEYDSIDKVRNSFFKNLNSFYEMYSIAKAENEERFEKEKRRIMSEDRDKLIRGRQKTSIVAKYRNKRELPEDSDDKQDTASKDKNSLETIDEKMEDASKIEGDAKTGDDNEMEDLDKMEDLEKPDYAEEKDPYITVMSELRSRIQNVPKRTVTVYSDEGVATLEPGAQGDDVVDKAKMILEKMEGHSQLLTSSANPDEEVLRAKLKAAERLQKPAIPRTRRKGHTEPKSAKSLLAELTNGSNASNLVENDRQKQ; translated from the coding sequence ATGGCATCTAAAATGCCTGAAGGGTCTCCCCCTACTAGTCGTTCTATTCAATCTCGAAATTCCAGTTACTCTACCTCTTCCAACGAACGTATTGGAACACCCTCTACGATTTCCCTATCTGAAAATTCAGATCTTTCTAAATTACAAAGTACTAATGATTTTGAGTCGCGAGAAGATCTCTCTCTTACTTCCGATGACAATAATGACCCCGAATATGTTATGTGCTACAACACTGTTTATCACcaaaagacaaaaataaatgataaaCTTTTATCCGAAACTGAGCAGTTACGTAAAATTTATCCTTTAGAATCCCGTGTATTTCCAAAACCTACCATTGTTAAAGAGATTACCAACGAGCGAACCAAGCGCTACACTTTTTATGACGATGATGCTCCTCTTACTAACCAACATACTGTTTTAGATGAAGCAACTTATAAtcgaattttaaaaaggataGACTTTTTCATTGAAAAAGTCGTTGAAGTCCCACCTACTTACCATTTTTTATCGCTATTAAACGTTCAATTACGTATTCAACCAATTTGGTGGATGGATGAATTTGCTGAAAGAAATGGTATTGAAAGTTTACTGTCTGCTTTAAGAAACCTGGGTCACTATCCTGAACGTGCATCTAAAACACCTCTTGAATCCCAAATAATACAGTCATTATTTCACTGTTTGAACAGCGAAAACTGCCGTCGTCGTTATCAGTCTTCAGCTAAATGCTCTGTTCCAGGATTTAATGCTCTAGGTACTATTGCTGAGACTGtgctttcaaaaagtttaaattCAGCTCGCATGGCTACTTTTCTCCTTAAATTCctttgtaataaaaaggGGTTGAGTTACTTCAAAGCTGTAATCAGGGCTTTCGAATGGCTCGTCGAGCAAAAGTTATCAAAAACTCGGTTTAGCGCATGGATGCATTCCTTTAATGATGTGATTACTGGTGTCCGAGTTTGTGCTGATTCATCTCCTCAAGCGATTGTTCACATGGACGAATTTGAAGATACGGACTGCTTGATTGATTACCTTGTTGCAACTTTAGCTCTCATTCGAGATTTATGTGCTGCTCCACCGGATTTGCAACTTAGGTGTGCTCTAAGGCATGAATTGTTATCTGCTGGTCTTCAAAAGGCCATCGACTCTTTGTTAAAATGGAGAAACAGACACGTCCGTGATGCTCTGCAATTACTAATCAAAGAGCATAATGCAGATGCTCGGCGTTTCCGAAGTGGTAGTGATGTGAATAATGTAGATAGGAAATGCGTAAAGAAACAGATGAACTATAGAGAAGAATCACATACACCTCATGGAAATACTACTCGAAAGACCTCTACTCCTGTATCTAATAATCGACCCACAACTCCGGAACAACAGGCTGTTTGGGatgtttttcaaagaatttatACTCGCTTTACGGGAAGTGAGGGGTCTAAAGAAAGTTTCATTAAACTACTCGAGTATTTTGTGACTGAACCCGACAACggaaaaattcaaaaaagtatGCAGTTATTGACTCACACGCTTGAGGCACTGGAAGGTTTCAAAACTGCCAAAGCAGATACTAATGTCGGTCTAACGATCCTATCTCAAAGACTTTTAGACAAACTTGGTACCGCAGAGGAGATTGCAGAGTACAAGACAAAGTATAATGGAGCCATGCTTGAAAACAAGCATCTGAAAGAACAAGTTGAATCTATGCTTTCCCAATTGAACGTTGGGCCCCGCGACCCTATGCAGTTTCTGAAGAAACAATTGGATGAATTGAAAGCTGAATTAAATCTTAGAGACAATCTCCTCGCATCCATGCAGCGCGAATTTGAAACGCGTTATAGAGCTCAAATTCAAGCATACAATAAGTTGCAATCCCAAATGGAACACGTGCAGAATTCAAATGAGCAGCACTTACAACCGGGCTTACTTAATAAggtttcaaaaagttttgaCAGTGTTCATAGAAGAAACCTTTCTCAAGATTCTCTAGATGCGATGACCGAACAGTTTTCTTATCATGTTGAGccaaatattttaagtGGAAGTGGAATTCCTGTTCGTGTACATACACCATCCAAAACTGAAGATTTGGACGAATCTTTCTCCGGAAGTGAAATATCTTCCTCGCCTTCGCCATTGCTACCAGATGTTTCCGACACCGTAGAAGAGCAGCAAAAGTTATTACTTAAATCTCCTCCCCCACCACCTCCTGCTGTAATAGTTCCAACACCAGCTCCAGCTCCTATTCCAGTTCCTCCTCCAGCTCCTATTATGGGTGGACCTCCACCACCTCCTCCTCCACCTGGTGTAGCAGGAGCCGGACCTCCACCTCCACCACCTCCACCCCCTGCTGTTTCTGCTGGTGGAAGCCGATATTATGCTCCAGCACCGCAGGCGGAGCCAGAGCCTAAGATTGACGAAACCAGCTTAACAGAAGAACAAAAGATTCAACTTGAAGAGGCCAGAAAACAGCGTAAAGCTGCTGATGATGCAGCGAGAGCAGCCATAGAAAAGTATACAAGTATCCCTAGTCTTCGTGATCTTCACAAGCCAACTCGTCCTTTGAAGCGCGTCCATTGGCAACGGGTTGATCCACTGCCTGGACCAAATGTTTTCACAAAGTTCTGCTTAAATTTTGACATTACCGCTAAAGTTTTTATAGATAATGGGCTTCTCGATTTTTTGGATGAGAAATTTGATAACACTCCTAGGGAAGATTTTGTTGCAGTGGAAATTTCTGACCAACGATCTTCTCTTTTACCTGATACAGTTGAACAAAATATGGCTATTATTTTGCGGTCTGTATCTAATATGCCAGTGGAGGACTTAgttcaaaagtttttagTCGAACCCGACTTTTTACCGGCCTCAATTTTATACTTTGACCGCGCTAGCCTTGCATCTACCAATGCCTATACCGATCCATTCATTCCTTATAGTACGGATTacacaaagaaaaatccaaaagaaCCAACGGCGGATGTGAACAGTTTATCTtattttgagaaattttttgtattgttCGTCGTTAACCTTCGGCACTATTTCCAAGAAAGGATGAAAGCTCTAAAATTTCGCTCGACGTTGTTTGGTGATTTGGAAATACTTGAAGTTCGTATGAAAGAAGTCATTGACACTTCGGACAGTATTATGGaggataaaaattttgctgAATTCTTTCAAGTCTTACTGATTATTGGCAACTATTTTAATGAACCTTATGATCGAGCATCTGCATTTTCCTTGTATATGATATATCGCCTTGAAACTTTACGAGATAGTTCCTCAGCTCTAACTTTGATGCACTACTTTGATGAGATTATACGAACTCGTTTCCCTGAATTATTGCAGGCGGAATCCacgtttaaaaaaattcagagTGTTTCCGGATACAATATAGATGCTATGGTTGCGGGTGTAGATGGTGCTTATGATGAATTCTGCGACTTTCAAACGTCTCTCAAAGACGGTGCTCTATCGAAATGCGACCAGCATCATCCAGATGATAAGGCGTACGATATTCTTTCCGAATGGTTGCCTGAGGCTAAAGAAAGGATTAGGAATATTAAAAAGCTTAAAACTGATATGCTCACTAAACTTGAAAACACTGTGAAGTATCTTTGTGAATATGACTCCATTGATAAGGTTAGAAActctttcttcaaaaacctgaattctttttatgaAATGTATTCCATCGCCAAAGCAGAGAATGAGGAACGTTTTGAGAAGGAGAAAAGACGAATCATGTCGGAGGATCGTGACAAACTGATTCGTGGTCGCCAAAAGACATCCATTGTAGCAAAATacagaaataaaagagagTTACCAGAAGACTCTGATGATAAACAAGATACGGCCTCCAAGGATAAAAATTCCTTAGAAAcaattgatgaaaaaatggaagatGCCAGTAAAATAGAAGGTGATGCTAAGACCGGAGATGATAACGAAATGGAAGATCTTGATAAAATGGAAGACCTTGAAAAACCAGATTAtgctgaagaaaaagatccATATATAACTGTAATGTCAGAATTACGATCTCGTATACAAAATGTCCCTAAAAGGACTGTTACTGTTTATTCCGATGAAGGCGTTGCTACACTTGAGCCCGGAGCTCAAGGGGATGATGTTGTAGATAAGGCCAAAATGattcttgaaaaaatggaagGACATTCCCAACTATTAACTTCTTCGGCAAATCCTGATGAGGAGGTTTTACGTGCCAAACTGAAAGCTGCTGAGCGTTTGCAAAAACCTGCAATTCCTAGAACACGCCGTAAAGGCCACACTGAACCAAAGAGTGCTAAGTCACTACTTGCAGAACTAACTAACGGGTCTAATGCTTCAAATCTAGTTGAAAATGACCGCCAAAAACAATAG
- the alp14 gene encoding microtubule polymerase alp14 — MSQDQEEDYSKLPLESRIVHKVWKVRLSAYEECSKSFSLSADGSDNCFELWNNQSELWKSVLTDSNVAAQEAGTAAFVAYCRFSDPSHLLKAREISVLSISEKCLTSPRAGTRENALEALMLLVEADSAAPVIESIIPSLSARSPKVIASNVAAIASLVEQFGAKVIPSKMIIPHISNLFGHADKNVRKEASRLTVNIYRWTGDPLKDLLFKDLRPVQTKELESLFAELPTEPPKQTRFLKSQQPTSEPNVETQVEEQPALENEESEPEPSDDQFDLVEEVDVLPNVDPNLETLMASSKWKDRKEALDKLLPVLSQPKIKDNDFFNLVAILTKSVSKDANIMVVINAAHCIQAMAKGLRSNFSKYASTSINALLERSKEKKANVIESLSSAMDAVLATSSLDDLAELIASFAGNKNPQIKSSCFSLFSRSFSNMTSLPSKFTVDTCAKACVPGVSDTFEPVRSAAAEALGVLMKLVGERAINQYLSPLDDIRKSKIRSFYETATVKAKAPTKKSKVKPSKQEESKVVVPSNAKAVKKSVVPSSPVVPSPRKATNKSLSMDVSKGNAFENGPLLPRPTTRPVSRGLSRGTSSSLQQKVKASTPLNSGALNETVQNLKNMELDDPAPQPAKHSRVDRYEHPKVLEDNDSTISSLESLKRENEELREQLKVEHEENISMQKQLSELKGELNTLRSARKASPIGDRKPAFMRRANTDFLELSTSPSFQRSVREFEPTRPKLYSSIDVNQRSPLASAKTNGNFTFHAELPRSPFSSRANNINPDWTKAIDLAAKLKQKITEMKQTDQRHQGLIH, encoded by the coding sequence ATGAGCCAAGATCAAGAAGAAGACTACTCCAAACTTCCTCTAGAATCAAGAATAGTACATAAAGTATGGAAAGTGCGTCTATCTGCTTATGAAGAGTGCAGCAAATCGTTTTCACTTTCAGCAGATGGTTCGGATAATTGCTTTGAGCTTTGGAATAATCAGAGTGAATTGTGGAAATCAGTGCTGACTGATAGCAACGTAGCAGCTCAAGAAGCTGGTACCGCAGCGTTTGTAGCTTATTGCAGGTTTTCCGATCCTTCTCATTTACTTAAAGCTCGTGAAATATCAGTCCTTTCAATTTCAGAGAAATGCTTAACATCACCTCGCGCAGGTACAAGGGAAAATGCACTAGAAGCTCTTATGCTATTAGTTGAAGCAGATTCAGCTGCGCCAGTTATAGAATCAATCATTCCTTCTTTATCGGCTCGATCCCCGAAGGTAATAGCTTCTAATGTCGCTGCCATTGCTAGTCTAGTTGAGCAGTTTGGTGCTAAAGTTATTCCTTCAAAAATGATTATTCCACATATCTCCAACTTGTTTGGTCATGCTGATAAAAATGTTCGTAAGGAAGCATCTCGTTTAACTGTAAACATTTATCGGTGGACAGGGGATcctttaaaagatttacTATTTAAAGATCTAAGACCAGTTCAGACGAAAGAGCTTGAGTCTCTTTTTGCTGAGCTACCAACAGAGCCTCCCAAACAAACtcgttttttgaaaagtcaGCAACCTACATCAGAGCCGAATGTTGAAACACAGGTAGAAGAGCAACCTGCTCTCGAGAATGAAGAAAGTGAACCAGAACCGTCAGATGATCAATTTGATTTGGTAGAAGAAGTGGACGTTTTACCCAATGTGGATCCTAACCTGGAAACTTTAATGGCTTCTTCGAAATGGAAGGATCGTAAGGAAGCGTTAGACAAACTACTTCCTGTCTTATCTCAACCAAAGATCAAAGACaacgatttttttaatttagttGCTATTCTCACAAAGTCTGTTTCAAAAGACGCAAATATCATGGTGGTTATAAATGCTGCACACTGTATACAAGCGATGGCTAAAGGTTTACGCTCAAATTTTTCGAAGTATGCCTCAACATCTATTAATGCACTGTTGGAACGATCCAAAGAGAAAAAGGCTAATGTAATCGAATCACTATCTTCTGCGATGGATGCTGTTTTGGCTACATCCAGTTTGGATGACTTAGCCGAGCTCATTGCTAGCTTTGCCGGGAACAAAAATCCTCAAATCAAAAGCTCCTGCTTTAGTTTGTTCTCGAGATCTTTCAGTAATATGACATCCTTACCATCTAAGTTTACAGTTGATACCTGTGCTAAAGCATGCGTTCCTGGTGTTTCTGATACCTTTGAGCCGGTGCGTAGTGCGGCAGCAGAAGCCTTGGGTGTTTTGATGAAACTCGTTGGTGAAAGAGCCATTAATCAGTATTTAAGTCCGTTGGACGACATCAGGAAATCTAAAATTCGTTCTTTTTATGAAACAGCTACAGTAAAGGCTAAGGCACCTACAAAAAAGTCGAAAGTTAAACCTTCAAAACAAGAAGAATCAAAAGTCGTCGTACCTTCAAATGCTAAGGCTGTCAAGAAATCCGTTGTTCCTTCTAGTCCAGTTGTACCATCTCCACGAAAGGCAACTAACAAATCGCTTTCCATGGATGTATCAAAGGGTAATGCATTTGAGAATGGTCCTTTGTTACCAAGACCGACTACGAGGCCAGTTTCTCGAGGGCTTTCACGAGGCACATCTTCCAGTTTGcaacaaaaagtaaaagcTTCCACTCCTTTGAATTCGGGAGCACTTAACGAAACGGtgcaaaatttgaagaacaTGGAGTTGGACGATCCGGCTCCTCAACCGGCTAAGCATTCACGAGTTGATCGTTATGAACACCCTAAAGTATTAGAAGACAATGACTCTACCATTTCGTCTTTAGAATCTCTGAAGAGAGAAAACGAGGAGTTACGAGAGCAGTTGAAAGTTGAACATGAAGAGAATATTTCTATGCAAAAACAACTCAGTGAATTGAAAGGTGAATTAAATACCTTACGCAGTGCCAGGAAAGCCTCACCAATAGGAGACAGAAAACCTGCATTTATGCGAAGAGCTAATACTGACTTTTTAGAGCTCTCTACGAGTCCCTCATTTCAACGTTCAGTGAGGGAATTTGAACCTACTAGACCTAAACTTTATAGCTCTATAGATGTGAATCAGAGATCCCCTTTAGCATCTGCGAAAACAAATGGTAATTTCACGTTTCATGCTGAATTACCAAGATCACCGTTTTCGTCAAGGGCCAATAATATCAATCCTGATTGGACTAAAGCCATTGATTTAGCTGCCAaactaaaacaaaaaattactgaGATGAAACAAACAGACCAAAGACATCAGGGATTGATTCActag
- the elp2 gene encoding elongator complex subunit Elp2: MFQYEALHVGCNRIPTAATWSSNLGLIYGAERLIAVADPFKEINYLMAGHSGRINCVCELATNSEYRSPFILSGASDKTLRLWQLEEEYFTCIKTIELEATVNCLCVNENLVVCGCSNSSCIVYSWNAEQRNLTEISRFTCSEIIPLEFAIVKLDHGIILTVCGSSKKIMVYGSDSAISSFKLKAVLRGHLDWVRTLSFKKTSGSTATLASGSQDRYIRLWNISLWGSEDEKVSEEFFESVLSNKPVRFTLGKIDLKIVFDALLMGHEDWVMSVDWHPTKEMILSSSADSSMIVWEPDTNTGIWVVTGRMGEMASSHGSTTATGSAGGFWGGLWNPNGNCVVCWGRTGGWRLWKQDAGQWLQLPSISGHTKSVKGVAWDPEGKFYLSAGTDQTTRLFARFKKDNAWHEMARPQIHGYDLTSISCMPSRIGFLSCADEKVSRVFKFPKTIVRLLYRLCDTNIGEESLPDAANVPLLGLSNKATTASETGTVNAEEVQTPVADVIGSLNHPPFEEHLQRLLLFPEVEKLFGHGYEVYACAISNNGNIAATSCKSQTPEHAVIRLYETQSWNQQQVLKGHSLTVTTIKFSPDDRYILSAGRDRLVCLHEQAENLLDYNNFASIKAHSRIIWDASWAPKEMGYFFATASRDKFVKFWKINDNKKICDVAALQFSDAVTAVDFAPFFHNDELLLAVGTEAGKIFIWRCPRENLTKWYPTRLPDHMAPMESINQILWKPTFETMGLYSLLIAGEDTSVRLLNVTLG, from the exons ATGTTTCAGTATGAGGCTTTACATGTAGGCTGTAATCGTATACCAACTGCAGCAACATGGTCTTCTAATCTTGGCCTTATTTATGGAGCTGAAAGATTAATAGCAGTTGCTGATCCA ttcaaagaaatcaatTACTTGATGGCGGGGCATAGTGGAAGAATCAATTGCGTTTGTGAGCTAGCTACTAATAGCGAATATAGAAGCCCTTTTATACTCTCTGGTGCTTCGGATAAGACTCTTCGGCTATGGCAATTGGAAGAAGAGTATTTCACGTGTATTAAGACCATTGAGCTTGAAGCAACCGTAAACTGCTTGTGTGTAAACGAAAATTTAGTAGTTTGCGGCTGCTCGAACAGCTCTTGTATTGTGTATAGCTGGAATGCAGAGCAGAGAAATTTAACAGAAATTAGTAGATTTACTTGTTCTGAGATTATACCCCTTGAATTCGCTATTGTGAAACTAGACCACGGTATCATTCTTACGGTTTGTGGTTCTAGTAAGAAGATAATGGTGTATGGCTCGGATTCAGCTATTAGTAGCTTCAAGCTGAAAGCCGTTTTACGTGGTCATCTTGACTGGGTCCGAACgctttcctttaaaaaaacatctGGTTCAACGGCGACACTTGCATCTGGAAGTCAAGATCGTTATATACGTTTATGGAATATTTCACTTTGGGGAAGTGAGGACGAAAAGGTTTCAGAAGAATTCTTTGAATCTGTTTTGTCTAATAAACCAGTCCGTTTTACGTTAGGTAAAATAGATCTAAAGATTGTATTTGATGCTCTATTAATGGGTCATGAGGATTGGGTGATGAGTGTTGATTGGCACCCCACGAAGGAAATGATTTTGTCCTCGTCCGCTGACTCATCAATGATTGTTTGGGAGCCTGATACTAATACTGGGATTTGGGTGGTGACTGGTAGGATGGGTGAGATGGCTTCTTCTCACGGATCTACTACAGCAACTGGTAGTGCTGGAGGGTTTTGGGGAGGTTTGTGGAACCCAAATGGTAATTGTGTAGTATGCTGGGGAAGAACTGGTGGATGGAGACTCTGGAAGCAAGATGCTGGGCAATGGCTCCAACTTCCATCTATTTCTGGTCACACAAAGTCAGTGAAAGGCGTTGCTTGGGATCCTGAAGGTAAATTCTATTTATCCGCCGGCACAGATCAAACTACTAGATTGTTTGCAcgttttaaaaaggataatGCTTGGCATGAAATGGCTCGACCTCAGATCCATGGCTATGACTTAACCTCTATATCCTGTATGCCTTCTCGAATTGGATTTTTGAGCTGTGCCGATGAAAAGGTGTCTCgtgtttttaaattcccTAAAACAATTGTTAGACTTCTTTACCGTTTATGCGATACCAATATTGGGGAGGAAAGCTTACCTGATGCTGCAAATGTTCCTTTACTAGGTCTTTCTAATAAAGCTACCACTGCATCTGAAACTGGTACGGTAAATGCAGAAGAAGTTCAGACTCCTGTTGCTGATGTGATTGGTTCTTTGAACCATCCTCCTTTTGAAGAACACTTACAGCGTTTGCTATTGTTTCCGgaagttgaaaaattattcgGCCATGGTTATGAGGTTTATGCATGCGCCATATCTAATAATGGTAATATTGCCGCGACTTCTTGTAAATCACAAACCCCCGAACATGCTGTCATTCGGTTATACGAAACGCAGTCATGGAATCAGCAGCAAGTCCTTAAAGGTCATTCTTTGACGGTTACAACTATAAAGTTTTCACCTGATGACCGATACATTTTAAGTGCTGGGCGGGATCGGTTGGTGTGTTTGCATGAGCAAGCCGAAAATTTATTGGATTATAATAACTTTGCTTCTATAAAAGCGCATTCTCGTATTATTTGGGATGCTAGTTGGGCTCCCAAAGAAATGGGTTACTTTTTTGCGACTGCTTCGCGTGATAAATTC gttaaattttggaaaatcaatgacaataaaaaaatatgtgaTGTTGCTGCTCTCCAATTTTCTGATGCTGTTACCGCTGTTGACTTTGCTCCGTTCTTTCACAACGATGAACTCTTGCTTGCGGTAGGAACTGAAGCtggtaaaatatttatttggaGATGCCCGAGAGAGAATCTTACCAAATGGTACCCAACACGTTTACCAGACCACATGGCTCCTATGGAGTCAATTAACCAAATTTTATGGAAGCCCACTTTTGAAACTATGGGGTTGTATTCTCTTTTAATTGCTGGCGAAGATACCAGTGTACGACTTTTGAACGTTACGTTGGGATAA